CGTGCCGCCGCGTCGGGGCTTGAAAGCCCCGCCTACGATCCTGCAGTCGCTGCGCGACGCTCCAGTCGCACCAGTGCCGGCCGTTCCCGACGGCCGTCGCGCAGCGACTGAATGACTGTAGGCGGGGGGTTTCAACCCCCGCCTGCGCGTCTCGTCGCGCTTCGGGAACACCAGCGAACATGCAATCGCCCTGAGTCACGAACCGGAGCGATTGCATGATGGCCTCGTCGTGCCGCCGCGTCGGGGCTTGAAAGCCCCGCCTACCATCCTGCAGTCGCTGCGCGACGCTCCAGTCGCACCAGTCCCTGCCGTTCCCGACGGCCGTCGCGCAGCGACTGAATGACTGTAGGCGGGGACTTCAGTCCCCGACCGCCCGTTCCATGATGCATCGGGTACACCAATGAACATGCAATCGCCCTGAGCGAGGGGGCAGGGCAATCGCATATTGGGTGTGTCGTGCCGCCTCGTCGGGGCTTGAAGCCCCCGCCTGCGCGTCTCGTCGCGCTTCGGGAACACCAGCGAACATGCAATCGCCCTGAGCAGATGTCACGCATGATTCGGGATGGGATCGCCGTTCCGACCGGCCCAGTCGGCGCGGAGCAGGCCGTAGATGGCGCGGTCGGCGCGTTCGCCCCAGCGCACCACCTGCGAGCGGAGCAGCCCCTCACGCTGCATCCCCAGCTTCTCAAGCACCCGCACGGAGGCTACGTTGCGCGGATCGACCCGCGCAACGACCTTCTCCAGACCCAGCGTCTCAAAGACGTAGCCCGTGACGGCGGCTGCCGCTTCGGTGGCGAGTCCGTGGCCCCAGTGCTCGCGGGCGATGCCGTAGCCGAGCGTTGCGACGAGGTTCACGCGGTCGATCTCGAGTGTGAGCCGCCCGATCACCATGCCGTCGCGCTCGACGGCGAACTCGGCCCGCTGCCCCCAGGGGATCGCGACGATCCGCTCCATCGCACGCCGCATGACGTCCATGTTGGCTGGCCGCCGCGCCCCGAACACCGCGAACTCGGGGTTGCTGGCCATCTGGAAGTACGCCTCGGCGTCGGAGACGGCTGGCGGGCGCAGCAGCAGCCGGGCCGTGCGAAGCTGGGTCGGCTGGGGCGGGCTTGCGGGCGGCGTGGCCATGCCTGGATGGTAGCGCAGACGCTCGCTGCCGGTGGCCAGGAGGAGGATATCGTCAGCCCGGCACGGCGCTGCGGGCGCTCACGTAGCCGATCCGTTCGAGCGTTGCCAGCACCCGCTCAACCGACGCCTCGACGGTCTCCTGGTCCGTGTCCAGCACCAGCTCGGGGTTGAGCGGCGGCTCGTACGGGTCCGAGACGCCCGTGAACTGGGTGACCTCGCCGCGCAGCGCCCGCTCGTACAGGCCCTTCACATCGCGCCGGATCAGCTCTTCGAGCGAGCAGCGCAGATGGACCTCGACGAACCGGCCGATGTCGGCGCGGACCTCGTCGCGGGTGGCGCGGTACGGCGAGATCGCCGCCACCACCGCCACCACGTCGTTGCGCGACAGCAGCTTCGCCACGAACCCGATCCGCCGGATGTTCGTGTCGCGGTCCTCGCGGCTGAATCCCAGCCCCTTCGACAGGTTGGTGCGGACCACGTCGCCGTCGAGCACTTCGACGGTCTGTCCGCGCTCGCGCAGGGCCGCCGCGACGGCCGCTCCGAGCGTCGTCTTGCCGGCCCCCGAGAGGCCCGTAAACCAGATCGTGTATCCGCTGCTCATCTGCGTCCTGCGTGGAAGGGTGGGCTGCCTGCGTAGATGGATCGGCTTCCTGCGTTGCAGGACCGGTATTGATATCGTACGACCACGGGCACGCCGCTGTCGCTCTCGACCTGGGCCGCGCCGGTCATCCGCCGACCTCCACCCGGTCGACGGACACCCCGCTGTTCCCCACCGAGAGCGTCAGATGGGCGCGGTCCGTGTGGATCGTGATGACGTGCCGGCCGGCTGCCGCCGTCACGGCGATCTTCTCGACGGTCTGGCCCTGGACGGCTTCGAGGGCACGGGTCACGTCGCGGGCCGCCTGGCGCAGCCCGGCTCCACGCTCGGTGCGGAAGTAGAGGTCGGTCAGGGTGCGCTCGGCGTCGGGGCCGTGCCGATTGCGGACGGCCTTCGACTGGAGCGCCAGCTCCAGCATGGTTTCCAGTGGCCGTATCAGCGGCGATGGGATCTCGCCATCGGCCACTGCCTCGGCCAGCTCGGCGTACCGCGCCTGCGAGGCCGGGTCTTTGAGGTTGCGCGCGAAGGCTGGGACGTCTTGCAGCAGGAGATCCTGCTCGGCCGGCGCCAGCGTCAGGCCCGCCCCGCGTTCGGTCTGCTGCTCACTGGCGGTGACCAACGATCACCTCCAGCTCGTGCTCGAAGCCGCCCGTCTCGACGGCGCAGTGCATCCCGCACTCCTTGGGCGCGCCCTTCTCCCACCACCAGCGACCGGAGCGCTGGTCCGCTCCTGGCTCCACCGGGCGGGTGCAGGGCGCACAGCCGATGGTCTTGTAGCCCTGGTCGTAGAGGGTGTTGTAGGGGACGTTGTTCTCGCGCAGATAGTCCCAGACCTCTTCCTCAGTCCAGTCTGCCAGCGGGTTGATCTTGACGAGGCCGCCGTGATCGTGGTCGATCTCGATCTTGCGGATGTTCGAGCGGGTAGCCCACTGGTCGCGGCGCAGGCCGGTGATCCAGCCGTCAAGGTCGCCGAGCACCCGCACCAGCGGGCGGACCTTCCGTACGTCGCAGCAGGTCAGCCGTAGCGGCACGGATTTCAGGAAGAGATCCTCGCCATGCTGCCCGATCATGTTGGTCAGGTCGTTCCGGTCGGGGTGGTAGGTCTCGACCTGCAGCCCATAGTGATCCTGCACCCGCTGGATCAGGTCGAGCGTCGCGAGGGGCAGCCGGCCGGTGTCCACCGTGAAGACGCGCACGTTCGGGTCGATGCGCCAGGCCATGTCGAGGATCGCCATGCCGTCGA
This genomic stretch from Chloroflexota bacterium harbors:
- a CDS encoding GNAT family N-acetyltransferase, which codes for MATPPASPPQPTQLRTARLLLRPPAVSDAEAYFQMASNPEFAVFGARRPANMDVMRRAMERIVAIPWGQRAEFAVERDGMVIGRLTLEIDRVNLVATLGYGIAREHWGHGLATEAAAAVTGYVFETLGLEKVVARVDPRNVASVRVLEKLGMQREGLLRSQVVRWGERADRAIYGLLRADWAGRNGDPIPNHA
- a CDS encoding phosphoadenylyl-sulfate reductase codes for the protein MSVETIEDARITFDDWEAGELAVEYDDREPWEVIEWALTTFSPRRVAVCTSFQVDGMAILDMAWRIDPNVRVFTVDTGRLPLATLDLIQRVQDHYGLQVETYHPDRNDLTNMIGQHGEDLFLKSVPLRLTCCDVRKVRPLVRVLGDLDGWITGLRRDQWATRSNIRKIEIDHDHGGLVKINPLADWTEEEVWDYLRENNVPYNTLYDQGYKTIGCAPCTRPVEPGADQRSGRWWWEKGAPKECGMHCAVETGGFEHELEVIVGHRQ
- the cysC gene encoding adenylyl-sulfate kinase, translated to MSSGYTIWFTGLSGAGKTTLGAAVAAALRERGQTVEVLDGDVVRTNLSKGLGFSREDRDTNIRRIGFVAKLLSRNDVVAVVAAISPYRATRDEVRADIGRFVEVHLRCSLEELIRRDVKGLYERALRGEVTQFTGVSDPYEPPLNPELVLDTDQETVEASVERVLATLERIGYVSARSAVPG